Proteins from a single region of Syngnathus typhle isolate RoL2023-S1 ecotype Sweden linkage group LG10, RoL_Styp_1.0, whole genome shotgun sequence:
- the uts2r3 gene encoding urotensin-2 receptor: MDPSGSLSPPSPFTVGPNLSVAATPTPTSPSPSLASTAVFCSFLSLLSLLGILGNLYTLGLLLRRRRSRRRSRAGLSCCFTRVPAPSCLSNPSSLSPSSSPLSSSSSSSSLHLQVLSLALADLLYLFTAPFIVYDSLASDWAFGELGCRLLLSLDLLTMHASIFTLTAMSLDRYRAVARPLHTSSSNSSGLLRVSLAWGLAVALSLPMMITLHLEDGENQEGQLCVPAWDEQSSKAYLSVLFCTSILGPGLAIGALYATLGRLYWVSQTRAPWGSGSSTACPARAPKPKVLLLILGIVLAFWACFLPFWIWQLLPLYKPDMLRTVPVGTQVTVNRILTGLTYGNSCVNPFFYTLLTGKRRRNRQTLTSANQLSRKSSPPQ, from the coding sequence ATGGACCCCTCGGGCTCCTTGTCTCCACCTTCCCCGTTCACCGTGGGTCCCAATTTGTCTGTGGCCGCCACCCCGACCCCGACCTCTCCATCTCCCAGCCTGGCCTCCACTGCTGTGTTCTGCTccttcctctccctgctctcccTCCTGGGCATCTTAGGCAACCTGTACACTCTGGGCCTCCTTCTGAGGCGCAGGAGAAGCAGGAGGAGAAGCAGAGCGGGACTCAGCTGCTGCTTCACGCGAGTGCCGGCACCCTCCTGCCTTTCCAATCCGTCCTCGCTCTcgccctcctcctctcctctgtcctcttcctcgtcctcctcctctcttcACCTGCAGGTGCTGAGCCTGGCTCTGGCCGACCTGCTCTACCTGTTCACCGCCCCCTTCATCGTCTACGACAGCCTGGCGTCCGACTGGGCCTTCGGCGAGCTGGGCTGCCGTCTCCTCCTGAGCCTGGACCTCCTCACCATGCACGCTTCCATcttcacgctcaccgccatgaGCCTGGACCGCTACCGGGCCGTGGCGCGGCCCCTGCACACCTCCTCTTCCAACTCATCGGGCCTGCTGCGTGTCAGCTTGGCTTGGGGGCTGGCCGTGGCGCTGAGCTTGCCCATGATGATCACCCTGCACTTGGAAGACGGCGAGAACCAGGAGGGCCAGCTGTGCGTGCCGGCGTGGGACGAACAAAGCTCCAAGGCCTACCTGAGCGTGCTCTTCTGCACCAGTATCCTCGGGCCGGGCCTGGCCATCGGAGCCCTCTACGCGACTCTTGGCCGACTTTACTGGGTGTCTCAGACCCGGGCCCCGTGGGGTTCCGGCTCTAGTACTGCTTGCCCCGCCCGTGCCCCCAAACCCAAAGTCCTGCTCCTCATCTTGGGCATAGTGCTGGCCTTTTGGGCTTGCTTCCTGCCTTTCTGGATCTGGCAGCTTCTGCCTCTCTATAAGCCTGACATGCTGCGGACCGTACCGGTGGGCACTCAGGTGACGGTGAACCGGATCCTCACGGGACTGACCTACGGAAACTCTTGCGTGAATCCGTTCTTCTACACGCTACTGACTGGCAAGCGCAGACGCAATCGGCAAACGCTGACGTCGGCAAATCAGCTCAGCCGCAAGAGCAGCCCGCCGCAGTAG